In Kordiimonas sp. SCSIO 12610, the following are encoded in one genomic region:
- a CDS encoding calcium-binding protein, with protein sequence MTSNSMNDNITEIDAGFGGVIPSINIVEGTDANDTLEGTDGLDDFFSSAGNDIMTGGEGADYFFFDDQSGNDTITDFDPGNGDALLIQVSGLRFEDLKTEQTDDGLVVTWGDNNSVLLQGFDGDLSSDWVFTDVPTEGDIAGPFSADTDTGDQSLEKDINVFEGTEEDDVITGTNGVDMISGGAGNDELTGGEASDFFVFDATSGNDTIKDFKAGEDLIDLANLDVQFDDLKITQRDGNTLIEADGISVLLEGVTDTLSEANFVFHTPGEEVSPTINVIEGSAGNDVLLGTNGFDDIYGGEGDDILMGGEGSDFFFFGVDSGNDTISDFDISEDLIVFQNVDISFEDLVITQSGDNTLITAGNNTIELEGVSEMLTEANFMFDHFGQSAEMSIMM encoded by the coding sequence ATGACAAGTAATTCAATGAATGACAACATTACAGAAATTGATGCAGGCTTCGGCGGTGTCATCCCGTCTATTAATATAGTTGAAGGCACTGACGCCAATGATACCCTTGAAGGCACAGATGGTCTCGATGATTTTTTTAGTAGCGCTGGTAATGATATTATGACTGGTGGTGAAGGTGCTGACTATTTCTTTTTTGATGATCAATCTGGTAACGATACAATTACTGACTTTGATCCAGGAAATGGTGATGCTTTGTTGATTCAGGTATCGGGTTTACGTTTTGAAGACCTAAAAACCGAACAAACAGACGACGGTCTTGTAGTTACCTGGGGCGATAACAACAGTGTTCTTTTACAAGGATTTGATGGTGACCTGAGCTCCGATTGGGTTTTCACAGATGTCCCGACCGAAGGAGACATTGCAGGGCCATTCTCTGCCGATACCGACACTGGAGATCAAAGCCTTGAAAAAGACATTAATGTTTTTGAAGGCACAGAAGAAGATGATGTCATTACCGGTACAAATGGTGTTGATATGATTAGTGGGGGTGCTGGAAATGATGAATTGACTGGTGGCGAGGCATCCGACTTCTTTGTGTTTGATGCAACGTCAGGAAATGACACGATTAAAGACTTTAAGGCAGGCGAAGACCTTATCGACCTGGCAAACCTAGATGTGCAGTTTGATGACCTTAAAATTACGCAAAGGGATGGTAATACCCTTATCGAAGCAGATGGTATTAGCGTCCTCCTTGAAGGTGTGACCGACACTTTGTCAGAAGCAAACTTTGTATTTCATACTCCGGGAGAAGAAGTGTCCCCAACAATTAATGTTATAGAGGGTTCAGCCGGGAACGATGTTCTATTAGGCACCAATGGGTTCGATGATATATATGGCGGGGAAGGTGACGACATCTTGATGGGTGGCGAAGGATCTGATTTCTTCTTCTTCGGCGTGGATTCAGGTAATGACACTATCTCAGACTTCGACATTTCCGAAGACCTCATAGTCTTCCAAAACGTAGATATCTCCTTTGAAGATCTTGTCATTACTCAGTCTGGGGACAATACTCTGATTACCGCAGGTAATAATACAATTGAACTCGAAGGTGTTTCCGAAATGCTGACTGAAGCAAACTTTATGTTTGATCATTTTGGTCAATCTGCTGAAATGTCAATAATGATGTAA
- a CDS encoding TonB-dependent receptor, whose translation MIRRPLVFACFVLVVSRVALAQGHTAGTLYDFKIKRLPLGKALFEFAKQTGVSISQPNLSYRDGKARSLRGEYTLEAALEHMLRNSGFTFEILGGRSVKVLRKPPDVSIPEPVAPVLVPILKPVIEEIVVTSLYRADTGQNLPYSISVATLNDTVGLQSEQTSNVARQIASFNAVESVNGQSKLVIRGLTDGSFTGRAQSLVGTYFDGAQLSFNAPEPGLRLIDVDRIEVLRGPQGTLYGSGALTGIYNVVPNQPDTSASEATVRAGFAMTEGGGFSQNYSAIINLPLVDDRLAVRASAYYEDLAGFIDDQRLQLENVNVQEAYGGRLALLYQVNDNWSLTLGGNFQDKVRQDSSYFRETLGDLVRDNFLQEPSEDRFEQLYLNLKGDFGWGKLTSSTSYIERTISRTLDASFNVPAIIGLSSRASPFAEVRSIRTFSHETHLVNASGSRLEWLAGAYFARRQEDILSTLTVPGAAELPQISSDEIFSEALSETQLEYSLFGEATYYVTEKLALTGGVRGFHYDTDAVSRVIDLVLPRDDTVFGEQTQTGATPKFVVAYHWDHTTLTYAQFSEGYRLGGINFIGFTPFPIPGGDGGQNLLGNFASDRLSNFELGIKTQAFNRKLTLNVAAFASLWRNIQALEFDPFGFALVETIGDARIFGFDADLVIRPLANMQIKANIGFAQSEITDTTSSFGALLGERLPGAPQFTAGTVFSYDFALQNSVPATVNIDYSFIGSSDILFDQQLSPQTDESHLVNAQMSVFLGGYHISLYVDNLFDTRANVFAFGNPFSSAVTGDQITVPRPRTYGVNVSFSF comes from the coding sequence ATGATTAGGAGACCGTTGGTATTTGCATGCTTTGTACTTGTTGTATCAAGAGTTGCCTTGGCACAAGGACATACTGCAGGAACACTTTACGACTTTAAGATCAAGCGCTTGCCACTAGGTAAAGCGCTTTTTGAGTTTGCTAAGCAAACAGGTGTTTCTATCAGTCAGCCAAATCTATCGTACCGCGACGGGAAGGCTCGTTCGCTTCGCGGTGAGTATACGCTTGAAGCCGCACTTGAACATATGCTGAGGAACAGTGGCTTTACCTTTGAAATTTTGGGCGGTCGTTCCGTTAAAGTGCTTCGTAAGCCGCCAGATGTTAGTATACCTGAGCCTGTGGCGCCTGTTTTGGTGCCGATCTTGAAGCCCGTAATTGAGGAAATCGTTGTAACGTCTCTTTACCGTGCTGATACGGGACAAAACCTCCCTTATTCGATTAGTGTCGCAACATTAAATGATACGGTGGGTTTGCAATCCGAGCAAACATCAAATGTCGCACGTCAGATTGCCAGTTTCAATGCCGTCGAGAGCGTGAACGGGCAATCAAAATTGGTTATCAGGGGCTTAACCGATGGTTCGTTTACCGGCCGTGCGCAGTCACTTGTCGGGACCTATTTTGATGGTGCTCAGCTTTCCTTTAATGCCCCAGAGCCGGGTTTAAGATTGATTGATGTTGACCGCATTGAGGTTCTAAGGGGGCCACAAGGAACTTTGTATGGTTCGGGTGCACTTACGGGTATTTATAACGTTGTGCCGAACCAACCGGACACTAGTGCTTCTGAAGCAACTGTTAGAGCAGGTTTTGCGATGACAGAAGGGGGAGGTTTTTCTCAAAACTATTCGGCAATAATTAACCTGCCACTGGTTGATGATAGGCTGGCGGTAAGAGCGAGTGCTTACTATGAGGATTTAGCTGGATTTATTGATGATCAGCGTCTTCAGCTTGAAAATGTGAACGTTCAGGAAGCATATGGCGGTCGATTGGCACTTTTATATCAAGTAAACGATAATTGGTCACTGACACTTGGTGGTAATTTTCAGGATAAAGTGCGTCAGGATAGTAGCTATTTCAGGGAAACACTCGGCGATCTTGTACGTGATAATTTTCTACAAGAACCATCCGAAGACAGATTTGAGCAGCTATACCTGAACCTCAAAGGCGACTTTGGTTGGGGTAAACTGACATCGTCAACAAGTTACATCGAACGTACCATCAGTCGTACACTCGATGCTTCTTTTAATGTTCCTGCCATTATCGGCTTGAGTAGTCGCGCAAGCCCATTTGCCGAGGTCAGAAGCATCAGAACCTTTAGTCATGAGACACATCTTGTCAATGCAAGCGGTAGCCGCTTGGAATGGTTGGCAGGTGCGTATTTTGCTCGGCGTCAAGAAGATATTCTGTCGACATTAACTGTGCCTGGGGCTGCAGAATTGCCTCAAATTTCAAGTGATGAGATTTTCAGCGAAGCTTTGAGCGAAACACAACTAGAATACTCTCTCTTCGGCGAAGCAACTTATTATGTGACTGAAAAACTTGCTCTAACGGGCGGTGTCAGAGGGTTCCATTATGACACTGATGCGGTTTCCCGTGTGATAGATTTGGTCTTACCAAGAGATGACACGGTGTTTGGCGAACAAACACAAACGGGAGCAACTCCTAAATTTGTAGTCGCCTACCATTGGGATCATACTACATTGACATATGCACAGTTTTCTGAAGGTTATCGCCTGGGTGGTATTAACTTCATTGGGTTCACGCCGTTTCCAATCCCGGGTGGAGATGGTGGTCAGAATCTTCTTGGTAATTTCGCTTCGGATCGACTTAGTAATTTTGAATTGGGTATTAAAACGCAAGCTTTCAATAGAAAGCTTACATTGAATGTTGCCGCATTTGCTTCACTATGGCGAAACATTCAAGCGCTAGAATTTGATCCATTTGGTTTTGCCTTAGTCGAGACAATTGGAGACGCTAGGATTTTTGGGTTTGATGCAGATCTTGTCATTAGGCCGCTTGCTAATATGCAAATAAAGGCAAATATTGGATTTGCACAGTCTGAAATAACCGACACAACATCCTCTTTTGGCGCTCTTTTGGGGGAACGTCTGCCTGGCGCTCCTCAATTTACGGCTGGTACCGTTTTCTCCTATGATTTTGCGCTTCAGAATTCAGTGCCAGCTACAGTCAATATCGATTATAGTTTCATCGGCTCTTCCGATATCCTTTTTGACCAACAATTATCGCCTCAAACGGATGAAAGTCACCTTGTTAATGCGCAAATGTCAGTCTTTCTTGGAGGGTATCATATCAGTCTTTACGTTGATAACCTATTTGACACACGCGCTAATGTTTTCGCATTTGGAAACCCTTTTAGCTCAGCAGTTACAGGTGATCAGATAACAGTTCCACGCCCGCGCACTTATGGAGTCAACGTTTCTTTTAGTTTTTAA
- a CDS encoding FecR domain-containing protein, which translates to MNDKSHINLSAKQLDEAAEWLARISDDTAGEQVWLDYAVWLESDPLHVEAADYVEGQINNLDYLQSEAATSVDVPVVQQNDNLISLNFSANTESIHTEISNSDNIVDARSRWIRPRFWASAAAIAATFVFTILNIGLFETSDVFQADYSTEAGMKQEIALDDGSRLHLNTASKLSVTLEDDIRRVDMAYGEAIFDIAKDKDRPFVITVGDQQVRVVGTKFNILRHRDQVTVIVAEGIVDVADIAADGSVQTTGIERLTVGKRLVHDEVSGADSIENVDPSAVITWEDDILVFENDEITKVLATIERYFTVPILMDDNVTGIRFTGILNMKDPENALELLAQTLPIILEKSETGYLVRKKT; encoded by the coding sequence ATGAATGATAAAAGCCACATAAACTTAAGCGCTAAACAGCTTGACGAAGCAGCTGAATGGCTCGCGCGTATCAGCGACGATACTGCAGGTGAACAAGTGTGGCTCGATTATGCAGTATGGCTAGAATCTGACCCCTTGCACGTTGAGGCTGCTGATTATGTTGAGGGTCAAATTAACAATCTTGACTATCTTCAAAGCGAGGCTGCAACCTCTGTTGATGTTCCAGTGGTGCAACAAAACGATAATCTTATTTCCCTGAACTTTTCCGCGAATACGGAGTCTATCCATACTGAAATTAGCAACAGTGATAATATTGTAGATGCGCGCTCCCGTTGGATAAGGCCAAGGTTCTGGGCAAGTGCAGCTGCAATCGCTGCAACATTTGTGTTTACGATTTTGAATATCGGTTTATTTGAAACTTCTGACGTGTTTCAGGCTGACTATTCAACAGAAGCTGGTATGAAACAAGAGATTGCCCTTGATGACGGCTCTCGGTTACATCTCAATACAGCCAGCAAGCTCTCGGTAACACTAGAAGATGATATACGCCGTGTGGATATGGCGTATGGTGAAGCGATTTTTGACATTGCAAAGGATAAGGATCGGCCTTTTGTAATTACCGTTGGTGACCAACAGGTGCGGGTAGTAGGCACGAAGTTCAATATTTTGCGACACCGAGACCAAGTAACTGTCATTGTTGCAGAAGGTATTGTTGATGTCGCTGATATCGCCGCGGATGGTTCTGTCCAGACAACGGGTATCGAGCGTTTAACGGTTGGCAAGCGCCTTGTTCATGATGAAGTGAGTGGTGCGGATTCCATTGAAAATGTTGATCCCAGCGCTGTGATTACTTGGGAAGATGATATCCTTGTTTTTGAAAATGACGAAATTACCAAAGTCTTAGCAACCATTGAGCGGTATTTCACGGTGCCTATTCTGATGGATGATAATGTAACTGGAATTCGTTTTACAGGGATCTTGAACATGAAAGACCCGGAAAATGCACTTGAACTTCTGGCGCAAACTTTGCCGATCATCCTTGAGAAATCGGAAACAGGATATTTGGTTAGAAAAAAGACCTAA
- a CDS encoding sigma-70 family RNA polymerase sigma factor has product MSQDSAKTVVLHALTEKREALRRFLVARFRDEDGAEDILQDVYLKLERTEFKAPIENVGAFLYRTVHNMALDRRKKTVRQQSRDHDWFETQSLTSSNKPEECEAALDAKEKLEHVKMLVDELPPQCRRVFIAHKFEGLSYREVAEQVGISKKTVEKHMSKALKHLIYHFKDMD; this is encoded by the coding sequence ATGAGTCAAGATAGTGCCAAAACTGTTGTATTGCATGCTCTAACTGAAAAGCGCGAGGCGCTTCGGCGATTTCTTGTTGCGCGGTTCCGGGATGAGGATGGAGCTGAAGATATCTTGCAGGATGTTTATCTGAAGCTTGAACGGACTGAATTTAAGGCACCGATAGAAAATGTTGGCGCGTTTTTATATCGTACTGTCCATAATATGGCGCTTGACAGACGTAAGAAAACAGTACGTCAGCAATCTCGGGATCATGATTGGTTTGAAACACAATCATTAACATCATCTAACAAACCTGAAGAATGTGAGGCAGCGCTAGACGCTAAAGAGAAATTAGAACATGTGAAAATGTTGGTTGACGAGTTACCCCCGCAATGCCGTAGAGTTTTTATTGCACACAAGTTTGAAGGATTAAGTTACCGCGAAGTTGCGGAGCAAGTTGGTATTTCCAAGAAAACTGTCGAAAAGCATATGAGCAAGGCGCTCAAACATCTTATATATCACTTTAAGGATATGGATTAA
- a CDS encoding DUF6544 family protein, which yields MALIILLFFILILVALYVWRLSDHWSDRIEEKRLLKKQPIKPPRFSYDMVETLPEPAKRFFRFAIKEGATLQKVTKISMHGQFGMGDKNTPNYLPMKAEQIVTVPKGFIWRMSAGSGVMKISGSDSGNWTRFWLAGLLPVARAGGTIDHTLSAFGRNIAEAIIWAPSAVLPASNIIWEAIDANTARLIVIHNELKQSVDVTVDAEGRPILVKMDRWSNANANGTFQYQPFGGYLSKFRNFDGFCLPTHVEAGNMIETSDYFPFFIVDVSKISFF from the coding sequence ATGGCGTTAATAATTCTATTATTCTTTATCCTAATTCTTGTAGCGCTCTATGTTTGGCGCTTAAGTGATCATTGGTCTGATCGTATTGAAGAAAAGAGGCTACTCAAAAAACAGCCTATAAAGCCGCCACGCTTTTCTTATGATATGGTGGAAACCCTTCCAGAACCTGCAAAACGTTTCTTTAGATTTGCTATTAAAGAAGGAGCAACACTTCAAAAAGTTACAAAGATTTCGATGCATGGTCAGTTTGGCATGGGCGACAAAAATACTCCAAACTACTTACCTATGAAAGCTGAACAGATTGTAACGGTACCTAAAGGGTTTATATGGAGGATGTCGGCAGGTTCAGGCGTTATGAAGATTTCTGGGTCTGATAGTGGAAATTGGACGCGTTTCTGGTTAGCAGGTTTACTACCAGTTGCAAGGGCGGGTGGCACAATAGACCACACGTTATCTGCATTTGGTCGCAATATAGCAGAAGCCATAATCTGGGCCCCGAGTGCTGTGCTGCCAGCATCCAATATAATTTGGGAAGCAATTGACGCAAATACCGCACGGCTTATTGTAATCCACAACGAACTCAAACAATCCGTTGACGTTACAGTAGATGCTGAAGGGCGCCCTATTCTCGTTAAAATGGACCGATGGAGTAATGCTAATGCAAATGGGACGTTTCAGTACCAACCATTTGGGGGATATTTATCAAAGTTTCGAAACTTTGATGGTTTTTGCCTTCCAACACATGTGGAAGCAGGCAATATGATAGAAACTAGTGACTATTTTCCATTTTTTATCGTAGATGTTAGCAAGATTAGCTTCTTTTGA
- a CDS encoding DUF488 domain-containing protein, with translation MPIQIHKHARLHRDLFDGTRILITRYWLRGISRASVDEWRPELAPSKALLGRALDFWKGDPSEEESIAFSAIWQQAYEAEMLTQAEMITDLAHRHIEGETLTLLCSCHSQTHCHRQYLTDMILHTAETILEYAE, from the coding sequence ATGCCAATTCAAATTCACAAACATGCCCGCCTTCACCGCGATCTCTTCGATGGTACTCGCATTTTAATCACTCGCTACTGGCTGCGGGGAATCAGTCGAGCGAGTGTCGATGAGTGGCGACCAGAACTCGCGCCCTCAAAAGCATTACTGGGGCGTGCTCTGGATTTTTGGAAAGGTGACCCATCAGAAGAAGAAAGCATTGCCTTCAGTGCTATATGGCAGCAAGCTTATGAAGCCGAGATGTTGACGCAGGCCGAGATGATCACTGATCTTGCTCATCGTCATATTGAGGGGGAAACCCTCACCCTCCTGTGTTCATGTCATTCCCAAACGCATTGCCACCGTCAGTATTTGACAGACATGATCTTGCACACCGCTGAAACCATCCTTGAGTATGCCGAATGA